Proteins from a genomic interval of Sphingopyxis sp. QXT-31:
- a CDS encoding MarR family winged helix-turn-helix transcriptional regulator, protein MAKTKESFRHPAEYYTDPENSIGYLARVVFRSFSRLLERRTLTHDVSAGPWRFLRQLWREDGITQRELSERVGMREPTTVVALKGLEKAGFITRKKTSDDRRKTFIFLTPHAKKLELVLAPMNAEIHEIATRGMSDEEVELLQGLMRRVIGNLADETRNLSVLSDVKA, encoded by the coding sequence TTGGCCAAGACCAAAGAGAGCTTTCGGCATCCCGCCGAATATTACACCGATCCCGAAAACAGTATCGGCTATCTCGCGCGCGTGGTCTTCCGTTCCTTTTCGCGGCTGCTCGAACGCCGCACGCTGACGCACGATGTCTCGGCGGGCCCGTGGCGCTTTCTGCGCCAGTTGTGGCGCGAGGACGGCATCACCCAGCGCGAGCTCAGCGAACGCGTGGGCATGCGCGAACCCACCACGGTGGTGGCGCTCAAGGGCCTCGAAAAGGCGGGCTTCATCACGCGCAAGAAGACCAGCGACGACCGCCGCAAGACCTTCATCTTCCTCACCCCGCACGCGAAGAAGCTCGAGCTCGTCCTGGCGCCGATGAATGCCGAGATTCACGAGATCGCGACGCGCGGGATGAGCGACGAGGAGGTCGAGTTGCTGCAGGGGCTGATGCGCCGCGTGATCGGTAATCTCGCCGATGAGACGCGCAATCTTTCGGTACTCTCCGACGTCAAGGCTTGA
- the leuD gene encoding 3-isopropylmalate dehydratase small subunit, with the protein MRKFERVPGVAVSLPLANVDTDMIIPARFMKALTREGLGRHLFEELRRAPDGSERADFVLNRPAGRAAQILIADRNFGCGSSREHAVWALADFGIRCVIAPSFGDIFAGNARKNGLLLIRLPDELCTSLAREIELAQHAPVEIDLEAQEIRLASGEVVAFAIDAGDRRVLMEGLDDIGRTLRHADAIARFERAA; encoded by the coding sequence GTGCGGAAGTTCGAACGGGTGCCCGGGGTCGCGGTATCGCTGCCGCTGGCCAATGTCGATACCGACATGATCATCCCCGCGCGCTTCATGAAGGCGCTGACCCGCGAAGGGCTCGGTCGGCATCTGTTCGAGGAACTGCGCCGCGCGCCCGATGGCAGCGAGCGCGCCGATTTCGTGCTGAACCGGCCAGCGGGACGCGCGGCGCAGATATTGATCGCCGACCGCAATTTCGGCTGCGGCTCGTCGCGCGAACATGCGGTGTGGGCGCTCGCCGATTTCGGCATCCGCTGCGTGATCGCGCCGAGCTTCGGCGACATCTTCGCGGGCAATGCGCGCAAGAACGGACTGCTGCTGATCCGCTTGCCCGACGAGCTTTGCACAAGCCTGGCGCGCGAGATCGAGCTGGCGCAGCATGCGCCGGTCGAGATCGACCTGGAAGCGCAGGAAATCCGGCTGGCATCGGGCGAGGTAGTGGCGTTCGCGATCGACGCGGGCGACCGGCGGGTGCTGATGGAGGGGCTCGACGATATCGGGCGGACGCTGCGGCATGCGGACGCGATCGCGCGGTTCGAGAGGGCGGCCTAG
- the leuC gene encoding 3-isopropylmalate dehydratase large subunit encodes MRDQDASGRPRTLYDRIWDAHVVADDDGESILYIDLHLLHEVTSPQAFAGIAAAGRTVRRPERALALSDHNVPTQGQAAGVAAVADPEARAQLAALEANADRFGIARFAMGDARNGIVHVVGPEQGRSLPGMTIVCGDSHTSTHGAFGALAFGIGTSEVEHVLATQTIRQRKSRNMRVIVDSALAPHVSAKDLALHLLRRVGVDGATGHVIEYAGSAVRALSMEARMTLCNLSIEMGARAGLVAPDETTFAYLEGRPSAPRGDAWGRAVARWQRLASDADAAFDRDLHIDATDVGPMVSWGTNPSQVVGIGELVPDPAALDDPDARESAYRALAYMDLSPGEPIAGVRLDRVFIGSCTNSRIEDLRIAATVARGRKVAPHVRAMVVPGSGLVKQQAEAEGLDTIFRAAGFDWREPGCSLCVGMNPDRLAPGERCASTSNRNFENRQGRGGRTHLMSPALAAASAVAGAIAAPEMLG; translated from the coding sequence TTGCGGGATCAGGACGCGAGCGGACGACCGCGCACGCTCTACGACAGGATCTGGGACGCACATGTCGTCGCCGACGACGATGGCGAATCGATCCTCTACATCGACCTGCACCTGCTGCACGAGGTCACCTCGCCGCAGGCCTTCGCGGGGATTGCGGCGGCGGGGCGAACGGTACGCCGTCCCGAACGCGCGCTCGCGCTCTCCGACCATAATGTCCCGACCCAGGGGCAGGCGGCGGGCGTCGCGGCGGTCGCCGATCCCGAGGCGCGCGCGCAGCTTGCGGCGCTCGAAGCCAATGCCGACCGCTTCGGCATCGCGCGCTTCGCGATGGGCGATGCCCGAAACGGCATCGTCCATGTCGTCGGCCCCGAGCAGGGGCGCTCGCTGCCGGGGATGACGATCGTCTGCGGCGACAGCCATACCTCTACCCACGGCGCCTTCGGCGCGCTCGCTTTCGGGATCGGCACCAGCGAGGTCGAGCATGTGCTCGCGACGCAGACGATCCGCCAGCGCAAGTCGCGCAACATGCGGGTCATCGTCGACAGCGCGCTGGCGCCGCACGTCTCGGCCAAGGATCTCGCGCTACACCTGCTGCGGCGCGTCGGCGTCGATGGCGCGACCGGCCATGTCATCGAATATGCCGGATCCGCGGTGCGTGCGCTGTCGATGGAGGCGCGGATGACGCTCTGCAACCTCAGCATCGAGATGGGCGCGCGCGCCGGGCTTGTCGCGCCCGACGAAACGACTTTTGCCTATCTGGAAGGACGCCCGTCGGCGCCGCGGGGGGATGCATGGGGCAGGGCGGTCGCCCGCTGGCAGAGGCTCGCCAGCGACGCCGACGCCGCCTTCGACCGCGACCTTCACATCGATGCGACCGATGTCGGTCCGATGGTCAGCTGGGGCACCAACCCGTCGCAGGTCGTCGGTATCGGCGAGCTTGTCCCCGACCCTGCGGCGCTGGACGATCCCGATGCGCGCGAAAGCGCCTATCGCGCGCTCGCCTATATGGACCTCAGCCCAGGCGAGCCCATCGCCGGCGTACGTCTCGACCGCGTCTTCATCGGCAGCTGCACCAACAGCCGGATCGAAGATCTGCGCATTGCGGCGACCGTCGCGCGCGGGCGCAAAGTCGCGCCGCATGTCCGCGCGATGGTCGTGCCGGGCTCGGGGCTCGTCAAGCAGCAGGCCGAGGCCGAGGGGCTCGATACGATCTTCCGCGCGGCAGGCTTCGACTGGCGCGAACCCGGCTGCTCGCTCTGCGTCGGCATGAACCCCGACCGGCTCGCCCCGGGCGAGCGCTGCGCCTCGACCTCGAACCGCAATTTCGAGAACCGCCAGGGCCGCGGCGGCCGTACGCATCTGATGAGCCCCGCGCTAGCCGCCGCCAGCGCCGTTGCGGGCGCAATCGCTGCGCCCGAGATGCTGGGCTAG
- a CDS encoding cation transporter, with translation MADQCCAGKSGKTALNDPRWRRVLWIALIVNAGMFAVEIAAGVAADSRALQADALDFLGDAANYAISLGVAGMALAWRARAALFKAATMLAFGLGVLGATLWGFMNGTAPHAETMGVVGAAALAANVAVAVMLYRWRTGDANMRSVWICSRNDAIGNLAVLAAALGVFGTGRGWPDLVVAGIMAGLAIWGSLEVFRQARAELSTA, from the coding sequence ATGGCCGACCAATGCTGCGCCGGTAAGAGCGGCAAGACCGCGCTCAATGATCCCAGATGGAGGCGCGTCCTCTGGATCGCGCTCATCGTCAACGCGGGCATGTTCGCGGTCGAGATCGCCGCAGGTGTTGCCGCTGACTCGCGTGCGTTGCAAGCCGACGCGCTCGACTTCCTCGGCGACGCGGCCAATTATGCGATCAGCCTCGGCGTCGCGGGCATGGCGCTGGCGTGGCGCGCTCGCGCCGCCTTGTTCAAGGCCGCGACGATGCTCGCCTTCGGGCTTGGCGTGCTCGGCGCGACGCTCTGGGGTTTCATGAACGGCACCGCGCCGCATGCCGAGACGATGGGCGTCGTCGGCGCCGCGGCACTCGCCGCCAATGTCGCGGTCGCGGTCATGCTCTATCGGTGGCGCACCGGCGACGCGAACATGCGCTCGGTGTGGATCTGCTCGCGCAACGACGCGATCGGCAACCTGGCCGTGCTCGCCGCGGCACTCGGCGTGTTCGGCACGGGGCGCGGCTGGCCCGACCTTGTCGTCGCAGGCATCATGGCGGGGCTCGCCATTTGGGGCAGCCTCGAGGTCTTCCGACAAGCGCGCGCCGAACTCTCCACCGCCTGA
- a CDS encoding MerR family transcriptional regulator: protein MKIGELARATGANIETIRYYERIGLLPEPHRTAANYRSYGEAHRSRLAFVRHSRDLGFTIEEIRSLLDLSDHPERDCGEADRIATGHLEQVEAKISQLEALRDELARIVGRCRGGLAGDCRVIEALGDHHLCEGTHA from the coding sequence ATGAAAATCGGCGAACTCGCGCGGGCGACCGGCGCCAATATCGAGACGATCCGCTATTATGAGCGCATCGGGCTGCTGCCCGAGCCGCATCGTACCGCGGCCAATTACCGCAGCTATGGCGAGGCGCATCGCTCACGGCTGGCCTTCGTGCGCCATTCGCGCGACCTGGGCTTCACGATCGAGGAAATCCGCTCGTTGCTCGACCTGTCGGACCATCCCGAGCGCGATTGCGGCGAGGCCGACCGGATCGCGACGGGGCATCTGGAGCAGGTCGAGGCGAAGATCTCACAGCTCGAAGCTTTGCGCGACGAACTGGCGCGGATCGTCGGGCGTTGCCGCGGTGGGCTGGCGGGCGACTGCCGCGTGATCGAGGCGCTGGGCGACCATCATCTGTGCGAAGGCACCCACGCATGA
- a CDS encoding YnfA family protein, translating to MSAPLATIGWYILAALGEIAGCFAFWAVLRLDKSPWWLVPGALALAFFAYALTRVEAEAAGRAFAAYGGVYIIASLLWLKMVEGVSPDRWDLLGGLICLGGAALILWGPGRN from the coding sequence ATGAGTGCGCCGCTGGCGACGATCGGCTGGTATATCCTCGCGGCGCTGGGCGAAATCGCGGGCTGCTTCGCCTTCTGGGCTGTGCTGCGGCTCGACAAATCGCCCTGGTGGCTGGTGCCGGGCGCGCTCGCGCTCGCCTTTTTCGCCTATGCGCTGACGCGGGTCGAGGCCGAGGCGGCGGGGCGCGCCTTCGCGGCCTATGGCGGGGTCTATATCATTGCCTCGCTGTTGTGGCTGAAGATGGTCGAGGGCGTATCACCCGACCGCTGGGACCTGCTCGGCGGGCTGATCTGCCTCGGCGGCGCGGCGCTGATCCTGTGGGGACCCGGAAGAAATTAG
- a CDS encoding acyl-CoA synthetase encodes MHPRHFAAATPGRPAIVMAADGAATSYVELEAVANRGAQLFRALGIERGDTVAVWLKNVREYFEIYWAAQRAGLYLCPISSQLTPDEAAYILNDSGSKLLVTHADVPAAAALVAARADLIPDIAHIFDLGTGLAPSWQAALTNHPAARIADESAGYHLVYSSGTTGRPKGIRLPLSGEPADAPHMLAERMAARYGIGSDSVLLSPAPLYHTAPLAYGMSAHRLGATVVIMEKFDAEEVLRLIEKHRVTFMQMVPTMFIRLLALPDEVRARYDISSLQKIVHAAAPCPVEVKRRMIEWLGPIVYEYYGGSEGNGSTFITPEEWLAHPGSVGRADWGTLHICGEDGEEVGPNVDGLVYFEGGWDFQYLNDPAKTRDARHPRHPGWSTLGDIGHVDADGYLYLTDRKSFMIISGGVNIYPQEAENLLIQHPEVVDVAVIGVPHAEMGEEVKAVVQPNDWNAAGPDLAARLIAHCREHLSPIKCPRSVDFDPALPRHDTGKLYKQAVRKRYWP; translated from the coding sequence ATGCACCCACGGCATTTTGCGGCGGCGACGCCCGGCCGCCCGGCGATCGTCATGGCGGCCGATGGCGCGGCGACAAGTTACGTCGAACTCGAAGCCGTCGCAAATCGCGGCGCGCAATTGTTCCGCGCGCTCGGCATCGAGCGTGGCGATACGGTCGCGGTCTGGCTGAAGAATGTCCGCGAATATTTCGAGATCTATTGGGCCGCGCAGCGCGCCGGCCTCTATCTCTGCCCGATCTCGAGCCAGCTGACGCCTGACGAAGCCGCCTATATCCTGAACGACAGCGGCTCGAAACTGCTCGTCACCCACGCCGATGTCCCCGCCGCGGCGGCATTGGTCGCGGCCCGCGCCGACCTGATCCCCGACATCGCGCATATCTTCGACCTCGGCACCGGTCTCGCGCCCTCCTGGCAGGCCGCCCTGACGAATCATCCCGCGGCGCGGATCGCCGACGAATCGGCGGGCTATCACCTCGTCTATTCCTCGGGCACCACCGGGCGCCCGAAGGGCATCCGCCTGCCGCTCTCGGGCGAGCCCGCCGACGCCCCGCATATGCTCGCCGAGCGCATGGCGGCGCGCTACGGCATCGGCTCGGACAGTGTCCTTCTGTCGCCCGCGCCGCTCTACCACACCGCGCCGCTCGCTTACGGCATGTCGGCGCATCGCCTCGGCGCGACCGTGGTCATCATGGAGAAGTTCGACGCCGAGGAGGTGCTGCGCCTGATCGAGAAGCACCGCGTCACCTTCATGCAGATGGTGCCGACGATGTTCATCCGCCTGCTCGCGCTCCCCGACGAGGTCCGCGCACGCTACGACATTTCGTCGCTTCAAAAGATCGTCCACGCCGCCGCTCCATGCCCGGTCGAGGTCAAGCGCCGGATGATCGAATGGCTCGGGCCGATCGTCTATGAATATTATGGCGGATCGGAAGGCAATGGCTCGACCTTCATCACCCCCGAGGAGTGGCTCGCACACCCCGGTTCGGTCGGCCGCGCCGACTGGGGGACGCTCCATATCTGCGGCGAGGATGGCGAAGAAGTCGGCCCGAACGTCGACGGGCTCGTTTATTTCGAGGGCGGCTGGGATTTTCAGTATCTCAACGACCCCGCCAAGACCCGCGACGCGCGCCACCCGCGGCATCCCGGCTGGAGCACGCTTGGCGACATCGGCCATGTCGATGCCGACGGCTATCTCTACCTGACCGACCGCAAGAGCTTCATGATCATCTCGGGCGGGGTGAACATCTATCCGCAGGAGGCCGAGAACCTCCTCATCCAGCATCCCGAGGTCGTCGACGTCGCGGTGATCGGCGTCCCGCACGCCGAGATGGGCGAGGAGGTCAAGGCGGTGGTCCAGCCGAACGACTGGAACGCCGCCGGCCCCGACCTCGCGGCGCGGTTGATCGCCCATTGCCGCGAACATCTCAGCCCGATCAAATGCCCACGTTCGGTCGACTTCGACCCCGCACTGCCGCGCCATGATACGGGCAAGCTGTACAAGCAGGCCGTGCGCAAACGCTATTGGCCCTAA
- a CDS encoding class I adenylate-forming enzyme family protein gives MRTPLLLDIAADACFDRMAVGGRADGLDFAAYRARASRVAAWLAGKGRANTAFLGMNGDALPVLLFASGMAGTPFVPLNYRLADAELNKLVARTAPTVLIADDEMLARIAPIDGVELVARSAFEAKFLRGEVPEPVLLDEAENDIAVLLFTSGTTGEPKAAVLRHGNLTSYVMSTVEFLGADEDEAALVSVPSYHIAGISAILTAAYGGRRLVYLPAFTAEDWVATAAREGITHAMVVPTMLGRILDAMAATGETLPALRALSYGGGKMPEPVIARALGMLPHVAFVNAYGLTETSSTIALLGAEDHRAAFASDDPVVRRRIASVGQPLPSLELEIRRDDGSCCDVGEHGEIHVRGEQVSGEYLHKKAIADDGWFATNDAGWLDAGGYLFVEGRLDDVIVRGGENISPGEIEDLLRSFDDIADCAVLGIPCEKWGEKVVAVIVSRSGAPDTAAMAATIKAKLRSTKTPEQWFVRDELPYNETGKLLRRVLKAELAEEVCAG, from the coding sequence ATGCGCACGCCGCTGCTCCTCGACATTGCCGCCGACGCCTGTTTCGACCGCATGGCGGTCGGCGGGCGCGCGGACGGCCTCGATTTCGCCGCCTATCGCGCGCGCGCCAGCCGGGTGGCGGCGTGGCTGGCGGGCAAGGGCAGGGCGAACACCGCCTTCCTGGGCATGAACGGCGACGCCCTGCCCGTGCTGCTGTTCGCGAGCGGGATGGCGGGCACGCCTTTTGTGCCGCTCAACTATCGGCTGGCCGACGCCGAGCTGAACAAGCTCGTCGCACGCACCGCGCCGACGGTGCTGATTGCCGACGACGAAATGCTCGCGCGCATCGCGCCGATCGACGGCGTCGAGCTGGTCGCGCGCAGCGCCTTCGAGGCCAAATTCCTGCGCGGAGAGGTGCCCGAGCCGGTGCTGCTCGACGAGGCCGAGAATGACATCGCCGTGCTGCTGTTCACCAGCGGCACGACGGGCGAGCCCAAGGCGGCGGTGCTGCGGCATGGCAACCTCACCTCCTATGTGATGTCGACGGTCGAGTTCCTCGGCGCCGACGAGGACGAGGCGGCGCTGGTGAGCGTGCCGAGTTACCATATCGCGGGGATTTCGGCGATTTTGACCGCGGCCTATGGCGGGCGGCGGCTCGTCTATCTGCCCGCCTTCACCGCCGAGGATTGGGTCGCGACCGCGGCGCGCGAGGGGATCACCCATGCGATGGTCGTGCCCACGATGCTGGGCCGCATCCTCGACGCGATGGCGGCGACGGGAGAAACCCTCCCTGCCCTGCGCGCGCTCTCCTATGGCGGCGGCAAGATGCCCGAGCCGGTAATCGCGCGCGCGCTGGGCATGTTGCCGCACGTCGCCTTCGTCAACGCCTATGGGCTGACCGAGACGAGCTCGACGATCGCGCTGCTCGGGGCCGAGGACCATCGCGCGGCCTTTGCCTCCGACGATCCCGTCGTGCGGCGGCGCATCGCGTCGGTGGGGCAACCGCTGCCGAGCCTCGAGCTCGAGATACGGCGCGACGACGGCAGTTGCTGCGACGTCGGCGAGCATGGCGAGATCCATGTCCGCGGCGAGCAGGTGTCGGGCGAATATCTGCACAAGAAGGCGATCGCCGACGACGGCTGGTTCGCGACCAACGATGCGGGGTGGCTCGACGCGGGCGGCTATCTGTTCGTCGAGGGGCGGCTCGACGATGTGATCGTGCGCGGGGGCGAGAATATTTCGCCTGGCGAGATCGAGGATTTGCTGCGCAGCTTCGATGATATCGCCGACTGCGCGGTGCTGGGCATCCCCTGCGAAAAATGGGGCGAGAAGGTCGTCGCGGTGATCGTGTCGCGATCGGGCGCGCCCGATACCGCAGCGATGGCGGCAACGATCAAGGCGAAGCTGCGTTCGACAAAGACCCCGGAACAATGGTTTGTGCGCGATGAGCTTCCTTACAACGAGACCGGAAAGCTGCTGCGCCGTGTCCTCAAGGCCGAACTGGCGGAAGAGGTTTGCGCCGGGTAG
- a CDS encoding enoyl-CoA hydratase/isomerase family protein, producing MTTSDHLGADRLSAPGGEPVLVVDAARWVRPKVAIQAVVIGVDREGVLPAVLIDDFDLLVTAAIGAPRPWVSLGSFEQVEALADAVRANPNAATIAAQLLRLAARMPLADALTAESFAYSSLLGGAEFARWLEAARIDDGPQAPDDLVAIARDGDRLTLTLDDPANHNAMTALMRDALYEALANALDDPSRPDVLLRGAGKCFSTGGDLPEFGSAHDLAEAHLVRTLHSCARALDALGERATVRLHGACVGSGIEVAAAAHHRIAAPDAWFQLPELGMGLIPGAGGTATVARAIGRHRTLWMLLWGKRIGAKQALDWGLVHSIEGSA from the coding sequence ATGACGACGTCCGACCATCTGGGAGCTGACCGCCTGTCCGCGCCGGGCGGCGAGCCGGTGCTGGTGGTCGATGCGGCGCGCTGGGTGCGACCGAAGGTGGCGATCCAGGCGGTGGTGATCGGGGTCGATCGCGAAGGCGTGCTGCCGGCGGTCCTGATCGACGATTTCGACCTGTTGGTAACGGCCGCGATCGGCGCGCCGCGGCCGTGGGTCTCGCTCGGCAGTTTCGAGCAGGTCGAGGCACTGGCCGATGCGGTGCGGGCAAACCCCAACGCAGCGACGATCGCCGCGCAATTGCTGCGGCTGGCCGCGAGGATGCCGCTCGCCGATGCGTTGACCGCCGAATCCTTTGCTTATTCGTCGCTGCTCGGTGGGGCGGAATTTGCGCGCTGGCTGGAGGCGGCGAGGATCGACGATGGTCCGCAGGCGCCCGATGATCTGGTGGCGATCGCGCGCGACGGCGACCGGCTGACGCTGACGCTCGACGATCCCGCCAATCACAATGCGATGACCGCGTTGATGCGCGACGCGCTGTACGAGGCGCTGGCCAACGCGCTCGACGATCCGAGCCGGCCCGACGTGCTGCTGCGCGGTGCGGGAAAATGTTTCTCGACCGGCGGCGACCTGCCCGAATTCGGCAGTGCGCACGATCTTGCCGAGGCGCATCTAGTGCGGACGCTGCACAGCTGCGCGCGCGCGCTCGATGCGTTGGGCGAACGGGCGACGGTGCGGCTGCACGGCGCCTGCGTCGGATCGGGAATCGAGGTCGCGGCGGCGGCGCACCACCGCATCGCGGCGCCCGATGCCTGGTTCCAGCTGCCCGAACTCGGCATGGGGCTGATCCCCGGCGCGGGTGGGACCGCGACCGTCGCGCGCGCTATCGGGCGGCATCGCACCTTGTGGATGCTGCTGTGGGGCAAGCGGATCGGCGCAAAGCAGGCGCTCGATTGGGGGCTGGTGCACAGCATCGAGGGCAGCGCGTGA
- a CDS encoding CoA transferase — translation MTALLEAVAAAGERLVAASGGRIAFDPRRALSRNDDLTLAEPGEWSPNRHCRMVKCRDGWMAVSMARPEDFELVPAWTGAALDEEPWPAILGSAEARSAEEMVTAAAELHLPVARFGEAEPLAVSELSACAPCDGIVIDLSALWAGPYCGALLAEAGHAVVKVESDERPDPTRLHTPQLDARLNGGKRQVTVDIDGAEMLAMIEEARVLITSARPYALARLGLDEDRLFSINPDLLWVAITAHGWTGDAGMRVGFGDDCAAAGGLVRWEEDRPQFVGDALADPLTGLTAATLALEALAGQQGGVIDVSLARTAATFAQAMA, via the coding sequence GTGACGGCGCTGCTTGAGGCGGTGGCAGCGGCGGGCGAGCGGCTGGTCGCGGCGTCGGGCGGGCGCATCGCCTTCGACCCGCGCCGCGCGCTATCGCGGAACGACGATCTGACGCTCGCCGAACCGGGCGAGTGGTCGCCGAACCGCCATTGCCGGATGGTGAAGTGCCGCGATGGGTGGATGGCGGTCTCGATGGCGCGCCCAGAGGATTTCGAACTGGTTCCGGCATGGACCGGCGCAGCGCTAGATGAAGAGCCGTGGCCGGCGATCCTGGGCAGTGCCGAGGCGCGGTCGGCGGAGGAGATGGTGACGGCCGCGGCGGAGCTGCATCTGCCGGTGGCGCGCTTCGGTGAGGCAGAGCCGCTGGCGGTGTCGGAGCTTTCCGCATGCGCGCCGTGCGACGGGATCGTGATCGACCTGTCGGCGCTGTGGGCTGGTCCCTATTGCGGTGCGCTGCTCGCCGAGGCGGGGCATGCGGTGGTCAAGGTCGAAAGCGACGAGCGGCCCGACCCGACGCGGCTGCATACACCCCAATTGGATGCGCGGCTGAATGGCGGCAAAAGGCAGGTTACGGTCGATATCGACGGGGCCGAAATGCTGGCAATGATCGAGGAGGCGCGGGTTCTGATCACCTCCGCGCGGCCGTATGCGCTGGCGCGGCTGGGGCTCGATGAAGACCGGCTGTTCAGCATCAATCCCGACCTGTTGTGGGTCGCGATCACCGCGCACGGCTGGACCGGCGACGCCGGGATGCGCGTCGGGTTCGGCGACGATTGCGCGGCGGCTGGCGGACTGGTCCGGTGGGAGGAGGATCGACCGCAGTTTGTGGGCGATGCGCTCGCCGACCCGCTGACCGGGCTGACGGCGGCGACGCTGGCGCTTGAGGCGCTGGCGGGACAGCAAGGCGGGGTGATCGACGTTTCGCTTGCACGGACGGCGGCGACTTTCGCACAAGCGATGGCGTGA
- a CDS encoding amidohydrolase family protein has product MSDGFDLIIRDARGADGKPLAVGVRDGRIAAMGAAVVGHGPEFDARGLTLGGGLHDHHLHLLATAARMESVDLSDCRRVDAVIAKLRAAAPGAWVRAIGYDERVAGLPDRAKLDDWLPDRPLRVQDRTGGYWLLNSAGLAQLGKGPFPACVELGPEGRPNGRIWRGDAWLRERIGGGPPSLAALGTKFAEWGVTAVTDAGASNGAAEAALLARAMPQRLVMMGTEALPAGDGYALGPVKLLLDENDLPPVEAVAERIAAARARGRNVAAHCVTLGELVFYLEALAVAGGAKPSDRIEHGGVITASLIGDIAATGLTVVTQPNFIHDRGDRYRAQMDADALDDLYRLGSLMRGGVRVLGGSDAPYGDANPWVALRAATDRRTRGGDVIGGGEAVGRSEALALYQGPLAVGGPADLILYDWPEDAGALGAVALTLIGGEIV; this is encoded by the coding sequence GTGAGCGACGGTTTCGACCTGATTATCCGCGATGCGCGCGGGGCCGATGGCAAGCCGCTGGCGGTCGGCGTGCGCGACGGGCGCATTGCGGCGATGGGCGCAGCAGTGGTGGGGCATGGACCCGAATTCGATGCGCGCGGGCTGACGCTCGGCGGCGGGCTGCACGATCATCATCTGCATCTCCTGGCGACGGCGGCGCGGATGGAGTCGGTCGACCTGAGCGATTGCAGGCGCGTCGATGCCGTGATCGCCAAGCTGCGTGCCGCTGCGCCGGGAGCATGGGTGCGCGCGATCGGTTATGATGAGCGCGTCGCGGGATTGCCCGACCGCGCGAAGCTCGACGACTGGCTGCCCGACCGGCCCCTGCGGGTGCAGGACCGGACGGGAGGCTATTGGCTGCTCAACAGCGCGGGGCTGGCGCAGCTCGGCAAAGGCCCCTTCCCCGCCTGTGTCGAGCTTGGCCCCGAGGGGCGGCCGAATGGACGTATCTGGCGCGGCGACGCCTGGCTGCGCGAGCGGATCGGCGGGGGGCCGCCCTCGCTCGCGGCGCTGGGCACGAAATTCGCCGAGTGGGGCGTAACCGCGGTTACCGATGCCGGCGCCTCGAACGGCGCGGCCGAGGCGGCGCTGCTGGCGCGGGCGATGCCGCAGCGGCTGGTGATGATGGGGACCGAGGCTTTGCCGGCCGGCGATGGTTATGCGCTGGGGCCGGTGAAGCTGCTGCTCGACGAGAATGATCTGCCGCCGGTCGAGGCGGTGGCGGAGCGGATCGCGGCGGCACGCGCGCGGGGTCGCAATGTCGCGGCGCATTGCGTGACGCTCGGCGAGCTGGTCTTCTATCTGGAAGCGCTGGCGGTCGCGGGCGGCGCCAAGCCTAGCGACCGGATCGAACATGGCGGGGTGATCACGGCGAGCCTGATCGGCGATATCGCGGCGACCGGGCTGACGGTGGTGACGCAGCCGAATTTCATCCACGATCGCGGCGATCGCTATCGCGCGCAGATGGACGCCGATGCATTGGACGACCTGTATAGGCTCGGCTCGCTGATGCGCGGCGGGGTGCGAGTGCTCGGGGGATCGGATGCGCCCTATGGCGATGCGAATCCGTGGGTGGCGCTGCGCGCGGCGACCGACCGCCGGACGCGGGGCGGCGATGTGATCGGCGGCGGCGAAGCGGTCGGGCGGTCGGAGGCGCTGGCACTGTATCAGGGGCCGCTAGCGGTCGGGGGGCCGGCGGACCTCATCCTGTACGACTGGCCCGAGGACGCTGGGGCGCTAGGTGCGGTGGCATTGACACTGATCGGCGGCGAGATCGTTTGA